A genomic region of Arachis stenosperma cultivar V10309 chromosome 9, arast.V10309.gnm1.PFL2, whole genome shotgun sequence contains the following coding sequences:
- the LOC130949163 gene encoding growth-regulating factor 5-like, translating to MSASLSGSARNSSRSPFTPNQWQELEQQALVFKYMVTGGAVGYAYFQMGFGRKVDPEPGRCRRTDGKKWRCSKEAYPDSKYCERHMHRGRNRSRKPVEISSSSTTNTNTNTNNNTSSSQVMNHHHQSSYTVNCSNDSNNNNNMASSTACSFSFNPSESQQQHQYFSQSYQNPFFYTQSTSSSSSSKHHDADFPPHDATTHHLFMDSGSYSHDQKDYRHIHGMREDVDERAFFPEASGSARSYLHDSYQHHHQQQQQQQHLSMGSYKNYSSNSHFQIMNNNNNNDDPRNQEQHCFVLGTDFKSTSKEKDNTEKTTSTTQQRPLHHFFGEWPPKNTDSWLDLASNSRIPSSAKEGGGNLLIKINVIVWLGWFSFAKGAVVFICVM from the exons ATGAGTGCAAGTTTAAGTGGTAGTGCAAGGAACAGTAGTAGGTCTCCTTTCACCCCAAATCAGTGGCAAGAACTTGAACAACAAGCTCTTGTTTTTAAATACATGGTTACAG GTGGTGCAGTTGGGTATGCATATTTTCAAATGGGGTTTGGCAGAAAAGTAGACCCGGAGCCAGGAAGGTGCAGAAGAACAGATGGCAAGAAATGGAGGTGCTCAAAGGAAGCATATCCAGATTCTAAGTACTGTGAAAGGCACATGCATAGAGGCAGGAACCGTTCAAGAAAGCCTGTGGAAATTTCTTCATCATCAACCACAAACACAAACACAAACACAAACAACAACACTTCCTCTTCCCAAGTCAtgaatcatcatcatcaatctTCTTATACTGTTAACTGCAGCAATGatagcaataataataataacatggCTTCTTCAACAGCTTGTTCTTTCAGTTTCAACCCATCTGAGTCACAGCAGCAGCATCAATACTTCTCCCAATCTTACCAAAACCCCTTCTTTTACACCCAATCaacgtcttcttcttcttcttctaaacACCATGATGCTGATTTTCCTCCTCATGATGCCACCACACACCACTTATTCATGGACTCCGGCTCTTATTCTCATGACCAAAAGGACTATAG GCATATTCATGGAATGAGGGAGGATGTGGATGAAAGAGCTTTCTTTCCAGAAGCTTCTGGTTCAGCCAGGAGCTACCTTCATGACTCatatcagcaccatcaccaacaacaacaacaacagcagcaTCTATCAATGGGTTCCTACAAGAACTACTCATCAAATTCCCATTTCCAAATCAtgaacaacaataataataacgaCGATCCAAGAAACCAAGAGCAACATTGCTTTGTGTTGGGGACAGACTTCAAATCAACGAGCAAAGAGAAAGACAACACTGAGAAAACAACATCAACAACACAGCAAAGACCCCTTCACCACTTCTTTGGTGAGTGGCCACCAAAGAACACTGATTCATGGCTTGATCTTGCTTCCAACTCTAGAATACCCTCCtcag CCAAAGAAGGTGGGGGAAACTTATTGATAAAGATCAATGTTATTGTGTGGCTGGGGTGGTTCTCTTTTGCAAAAGGTGCTGTAGTCTTTATTTGTGTTATGTAA
- the LOC130947760 gene encoding protein TRACHEARY ELEMENT DIFFERENTIATION-RELATED 7A-like: protein MDSTFSTLGFLIFAVTLSFYAFLVQSEITVVHIDRLASPAPPPPPPPPPPPPPPPPESPPPPPPPRHRRSPPPRHSAHRSPPPPPESPPTPSDAQASELGSPPRDYHRYWIPPPPPSGQQSGMNTGKKVGLLFVGIVAVMQIAMVSFLVFQRNQLLKGNDRYENYS from the coding sequence ATGGATTCGACGTTTTCAACCTTGGGTTTTTTGATCTTTGCTGTTACACTTTCTTTCTATGCCTTTCTTGTTCAATCAGAGATAACAGTTGTGCACATTGATAGATTAGCATCTCCGGCGCCACCGCCACCaccacctccacctccaccaCCACCGCCTCCGCCTCCCGAATCGCCACCCCCACCTCCGCCACCTCGCCACCGTCGTTCACCGCCGCCACGTCATTCGGCCCATAGGTCCCCTCCTCCGCCCCCCGAATCGCCGCCAACACCGTCCGATGCGCAAGCGAGCGAGCTGGGATCTCCGCCGCGCGATTATCACCGCTACTGGATCCCTCCGCCGCCTCCGTCTGGACAGCAAAGCGGAATGAACACAGGGAAGAAAGTTGGGCTCTTGTTTGTAGGAATTGTGGCGGTTATGCAGATTGCCATGGTTAGTTTCTTGGTGTTCCAGAGAAACCAGCTTCTTAAGGGCAATGACAGATATGAGAATTATTCTTGA